Sequence from the Anopheles cruzii unplaced genomic scaffold, idAnoCruzAS_RS32_06 scaffold01750_ctg1, whole genome shotgun sequence genome:
TGACCGGTCTTGTTCGACGCTTGAACATCTAGATTAAAATTGATGTTCCATTTCAGCTTACTACCTGAAGTATCCAAACAGCAAATGTTTCGGCATAAAATGACGTCAGTTTCTGTGtattaactttttttttatcgtgACTCACCCATAGGACGCACTATTACACCTGCTACAGTGTGCAGCCAGCCTTTCTTTTCACGCGATCCTTtacgtttgtgtttttcctaGCGATAAGGGAGGAACATTTTATGTTAACCGACATGATTCGACCGTCCGTGGCACCAAATCAATACCGTTTTTGCATCCTGCGCACTGCTTGTTGTTCCACCGTCACTGTCACGATCGGTTTCTTTCGATTCCTCCTCTAATTCGTCATTATCAC
This genomic interval carries:
- the LOC128276615 gene encoding secreted acidic protein 2-like, with translation METNSELIRKRAEVVFEIAKDLLVDDDDNDDDGGDIDEEEDSFGDNDELEEESKETDRDSDGGTTSSAQDAKTEKHKRKGSREKKGWLHTVAGVIVRPM